In Entelurus aequoreus isolate RoL-2023_Sb linkage group LG13, RoL_Eaeq_v1.1, whole genome shotgun sequence, a genomic segment contains:
- the LOC133663259 gene encoding gap junction gamma-1 protein-like — protein sequence MSWSFLTRLLDEISNHSTFVGKIWLTLLIVFRIVLTAVGGESIYYDEQSKFVCNTQQPGCENVCYDAFAPLSHIRFWVFQVIMITTPTIMYLGFAMHKIARMEDVDYRPRGRKRMPIVSRGANRDYEEAEDNGEEDPMIHEEIEPEKDKEVEEKPSNKHDGRRRIKRDGLMKVYVFQLLSRAIFEASFLFGQYVLYGLEVSPSYVCTRSPCPHTVDCFVSRPTEKTIFLLIMYAVSALCLLFTLLEILHLGFSGIRDCFCAPRSRPPTPRHPALASQRSSISRQPSAPPGYHTALKKDPSGKLGFRDNLADSGRESFGDEASSRELERLRRHLKLAQQHLDLAYQTEEHSPSRSSSPESNGTAAEQNRLNFAQEKQSSTCDKGMRA from the exons ATGAGCTGGAGTTTCCTCACACGTCTCTTGGACGAGATTTCCAATCACTCAACGTTCGTGGGCAAAATCTGGCTCACCCTCCTGATCGTGTTCCGCATCGTGCTGACCGCCGTGGGGGGCGAGTCCATCTACTACGATGAGCAGAGTAAATTTGTGTGCAACACGCAGCAGCCCGGGTGCGAGAACGTGTGCTACGACGCCTTCGCGCCGCTGTCCCACATCCGCTTCTGGGTGTTCCAGGTGATCATGATCACCACGCCCACCATCATGTACCTGGGCTTCGCCATGCACAAGATCGCCCGCATGGAGGACGTGGATTACCGGCCGCGCGGCAGGAAGCGCATGCCGATCGTGAGCCGCGGCGCCAACCGCGACTACGAGGAAGCGGAGGACAACGGCGAGGAGGACCCGATGATCCATGAAGAGATTGAGCCAGAGAAGGACAAGGAGGTGGAGGAGAAGCCCAGCAATAAGCACGACGGACGCCGCCGCATCAAGCGAGACGGCCTGATGAAAGTCTACGTGTTTCAGCTTCTGTCTCGTGCCATTTTTGAGGCGTCCTTCCTGTTCGGGCAGTACGTCCTTTACGGGCTGGAGGTGTCGCCGTCATACGTGTGCACGCGGTCTCCCTGCCCGCACACGGTGGATTGCTTCGTCTCGCGGCCCACGGAGAAAACCATATTCCTGCTCATCATGTATGCAGTCAGTGCCTTGTGTCTGCTCTTCACCCTGCTGGAGATCCTTCACCTGGGCTTCAGCGGCATCCGGGACTGCTTCTGTGCCCCCCGCTCCCGACCTCCCACCCCTCGTCACCCCGCGCTGGCCAGCCAGCGGTCCTCCATCAGCCGCCAGCCCTCCGCGCCGCCGGGCTACCACACGGCCCTGAAGAAGGACCCCTCGGGGAAGCTGGGCTTCAGGGACAACCTGGCCGACTCCGGCCGCGAGTCCTTCGGCGACGAGGCGTCCTCGCGAGAGCTGGAGCGGCTGCGCAGACACCTGAAGCTGGCCCAGCAACACCTGGACCTGGCTTACCAGACCGAGGAGCACAGCCCGTCTCGCAGCAGCAGCCCAGAATCCAACGGCACCGCAGCCGAGCAGAACAGACTCAACTTCGCCCAGGAGAAGCAGAGCAGCACATGTGACAAAG GTATGCGCGCTTAA